One genomic region from Cellulosilyticum sp. I15G10I2 encodes:
- a CDS encoding MmcQ/YjbR family DNA-binding protein: protein MDIKAYCLSLPMATLDYPFGETPMVIKVNNKMFALISNAGDVSLKCEPLQALAYRDMFEAVIPGYHLNKQHWNTIKPNLDIDDEMLKRMVRESYKAVVNTFPKKDRAYYLNLLF from the coding sequence ATGGATATAAAAGCATACTGTTTATCATTGCCTATGGCGACATTAGATTATCCATTTGGAGAGACGCCAATGGTGATAAAAGTCAATAACAAGATGTTTGCACTTATTAGTAACGCAGGGGACGTTTCTTTAAAATGTGAGCCGCTTCAAGCTTTAGCTTATCGTGACATGTTTGAAGCAGTTATACCAGGCTACCACCTTAATAAACAACATTGGAATACAATTAAACCGAACTTGGATATAGATGATGAAATGCTTAAAAGGATGGTTAGGGAATCCTATAAAGCTGTTGTTAATACATTTCCTAAGAAAGATAGAGCGTACTATTTAAACTTATTATTTTAA